The following nucleotide sequence is from Salvia miltiorrhiza cultivar Shanhuang (shh) chromosome 7, IMPLAD_Smil_shh, whole genome shotgun sequence.
AGCTTTACGTATGGATCTTTCAAGCATCAGAATTTGCGTGGAGGTAAGCCTCAATAGCCTTGAACATGGCCATGGCCTTCTCTTTTCCTTCCTTGATCTTCTCCTCACTAATCTCAACATCGCCCTTGGTGTTGTAAATGCTTCTGTTCTTGCAGATGCTTCCTCCATCTTCAGTTGGAACGATCTTGATATGATAAGTGATTGATTCGATTACATCTgagagagcatcaccttcgatGATGCTGTAGGTGTGTGTTAAGTTCTCCTTGTCGATGGCCTCGACACGGTGCTTGACGCTCTTGTACTGACTCCCTTCGCCAAAATGAATGATCTTGACGGTGCCAACGCCGCCATCTCCTTCCAAGATCTCGACGTTCTTGATGGCCTGAGGCAGGATGTTGGGGATGAGGGTGTCGGCGTCGAGCACCATGGCCTTGAACATCCTTGCAGCTGGGATGGAGGAAGGGATCTCCATATCATAGGTGATAGCAACCATGATTGATTAGTTGAAGTAAAATGAGGGAATTGAAGGAGTGAGAAGGAAGATTAGTGTAATGGTTTGTAAATGTGGCTTAGTGAGATGGAGAAATGAGAGAAGCTGAGCTCCCTATTTATAGCATAGAATCGAAACTTCTCTCTACTTAATTGTGTGTGATTGTGTAGCCCAAAATAGTTGAAAAGAGAGTCAAATGCTTTTGGTTGAGAGTGTGAAACAAGTGTGAATGGCGTTCCTATATTGACAAGTCTTCGCATGCTCTCTGTAGAGCTTCATATATACATTAACTACCACCGACTGCATCTTTAGATCGTGAAATTTTACAATAAATTTAAAGGgcgaaaatttcatttttaatttatttttttatcaactTTCACAACGAacttatcattttattattaatattattaggAAATTTGTAGTATGTAGTATGTTTTAATATGAGGTCTTGGGCCGATCATTTGTGATGTAACAATTTATTATTGTTTGGTACGGATTCCTTAGATTAAATTAATCATACAATTTGGCTACATAtgctagg
It contains:
- the LOC130991910 gene encoding major allergen Pru ar 1-like, which translates into the protein MVAITYDMEIPSSIPAARMFKAMVLDADTLIPNILPQAIKNVEILEGDGGVGTVKIIHFGEGSQYKSVKHRVEAIDKENLTHTYSIIEGDALSDVIESITYHIKIVPTEDGGSICKNRSIYNTKGDVEISEEKIKEGKEKAMAMFKAIEAYLHANSDA